The following proteins are encoded in a genomic region of candidate division KSB1 bacterium:
- a CDS encoding transposase, which yields MSGRGITYKYSTAFKQKVISEIESGKLTIAEARKIYDIKSSPTIYEWLRKYGKNHLIKKVVRVEMRDEKDKLKELERQKRELESALAQSHLKNLCLEALIECVEERYEVDVKKTFGQKAQKKSSSKSKKRS from the coding sequence ATGTCAGGGCGCGGAATTACGTATAAATATAGTACAGCATTTAAGCAAAAAGTAATTTCAGAGATTGAATCGGGCAAATTAACCATTGCGGAAGCCCGAAAGATTTATGATATTAAAAGCTCGCCAACCATTTATGAGTGGCTCAGAAAATATGGCAAGAATCATTTAATTAAAAAAGTTGTTCGTGTTGAAATGAGAGACGAAAAAGACAAACTCAAAGAACTCGAGCGCCAGAAACGCGAATTAGAGTCGGCTCTTGCGCAATCGCATCTGAAGAATCTTTGTTTAGAAGCGCTCATCGAGTGCGTCGAAGAGCGCTATGAAGTCGATGTAAAAAAAACTTTTGGCCAGAAGGCACAAAAAAAGTCATCGTCAAAGTCAAAGAAAAGAAGTTGA